A section of the Oryza sativa Japonica Group chromosome 1, ASM3414082v1 genome encodes:
- the LOC4324310 gene encoding 2-methoxy-6-polyprenyl-1,4-benzoquinol methylase, mitochondrial, which produces MALRSAAGRLASSSRRRLLSPPTSIHTAFLHSHATSFGYKQVAEEDKSKLVGNVFSSVASSYDLMNDLMSVGLHRLWKDRLISKLNPFPGMKHLDVAGGTGDVAFRALERINSVSHRAMQGTLTDIEEETQIYVCDINPNMLNVGKKRASERGYKEGHCLSWIQGDAEALSFEDGSMDGYTIAFGIRNVTHIEKALSEAYRVLKRGGRFLCLELSHVDVPLFKEIYDVYSFSVIPAVGELVAGDRQSYQYLVESIRRFPNQEKFAQMIQEAGFERVEYENLVGGVVAIHSGLKL; this is translated from the exons ATGGCTCTGCGATCGGCGGCCGGTAGGCTGGCGtcgtccagccgccgccgcctcctctctccgccCACCAGCATCCACACGGCCTTCCTCCACTCCCACGCCACCAGCTTCG GATACAAGCAAGTAGCTGAAGAGGACAAAAGCAAATTGGTCGGTAACGTCTTCAGCAGCGTCGCCTCCAGTTACGATCTCATGAACGATCTTATGAGCGTTGGACTACATAGGTTGTGGAAGGACAG GCTCATCTCAAAGCTTAATCCTTTTCCTGGGATGAAGCATCTAGATGTGGCTGGTGGAACAG GGGATGTTGCCTTCCGTGCGCTCGAGAGAATCAATAGCGTGAGCCATAGAGCTATGCAGGGTACTCTTACTGATATTGAAGAAGAAACACAAATCTATGTTTGTGACATTAATCCAAATATGCTGAATGTTGGAAAGAAACGTGCTTCAGAAAGAG GATACAAAGAAGGCCATTGCCTTAGCTGGATACAAGGAGATGCTGAAGCTCTGAGTTTTGAGGATGGATCTATGGATGGCTATACTATTGCGTTTGGGATCAGAAATGTGACACACATTGAAAAAGCTCTATCAGAAGCTTATAG AGTCCTAAAGCGAGGGGGAAGGTTCCTATGCTTGGAATTGAGTCATGTGGATGTTCCGCTTTTTAAAGAGAT TTATGATGTTTATTCATTTTCTGTGATTCCGGCTGTGGGAGAACTAGTGGCCGGTGATCGCCAGTCATACCAATACTTGGTTGAGAGTATCCGCCGGTTTCCAAATCAG GAAAAGTTTGCTCAGATGATCCAAGAAGCCGGATTTGAGAGGGTAGAATACGAAAATCTGGTGGGTGGTGTGGTTGCCATTCACTCTGGACTGAAACTGTAG
- the LOC4324311 gene encoding probable protein phosphatase 2C 38, which translates to MVGQTVMRIVRPCFKPDHQLAVGGTRDGLLWYKDTGRHACGDFSMALVQANNLLEDASQVEAAPLLLSHSSSTTFVGIYDGHGGPETAHFIAQHFFPNLKKFATEQQTVSVDVIRKSYAATEEGFLNLVRKQWLIKPQLASVGSCCLVGIINEGVLYVANTGDSRAVLGRLERGVIKAVQLSAEHNASIESVREELRQFHPDDPRIVVLKHNVWRVKGLIQVSRTLGDAYLKSTEFNREPLLARFRLSEPFHKPILSPEPSIEVHKLCTEDQFVIFASDGLWEHLTNQEAVDIVNCAPRNGIARRLIKAALREAAKKREMRYSDLKKIDRGVRRHFHDDITVVVLFLDSALVGKRFYGGPLLSLRGGDGASTLTQK; encoded by the exons ATGGTTGGGCAGACGGTCATGCGGATTGTGCGCCCCTGCTTCAAGCCCGACCACcagctcgccgtcggcggcaCCAGGGATGGATTGCTCTGGTACAAGGACACCGGGAGGCACGCTTGCGGCGACTTCTCTATGGCCCTCGTGCAGGCAAACAACCTTCTCGAGGATGCCAGCCAGGTCGAAGCTgcccctcttcttctctcccactcctcctccaccactttTGTCGGCATCTACGATGGCCATGGTGGCCCGGAGACTGCTCATTTCATCGCACAACATTTCTTCCCCAATCTAAAGA AATTTGCTACGGAACAGCAAACTGTTTCAGTTGATGTCATTCGCAAATCCTATGCTGCCACGGAGGAAGGGTTTCTCAATCTTGTAAGGAAGCAATGGCTCATCAAACCGCAGCTTGCCTCCGTTGGTTCCTGCTGTTTGGTTGGCATCATCAATGAAGGAGTTCTTTATGTAGCAAATACTGGTGATTCCCGTGCTGTTCTAGGGAGACTTGAAAGGGGTGTTATTAAGGCGGTTCAGCTGTCAGCCGAGCATAACGCAAGCATTGAGTCTGTAAGGGAGGAATTAAGACAGTTTCACCCAGACGATCCACGAATCGTGGTCCTAAAGCACAACGTTTGGCGTGTCAAAGGCCTTATTCAG GTTTCCAGAACGTTAGGCGATGCTTACCTAAAAAGTACTGAATTTAACCGAGAGCCTCTTTTGGCGAGATTCCGGCTTTCAGAACCCTTCCACAAACCAATTCTTTCTCCAGAACCATCCATAGAAGTACATAAACTGTGTACAGAAGACCAATTTGTGATATTTGCCTCAGATGGGCTATGGGAGCACCTGACCAATCAGGAGGCTGTGGATATAGTTAACTGTGCGCCAAGAAAT GGTATTGCAAGAAGACTAATAAAAGCGGCTCTGCGAGAGGcagcaaaaaaaagagaaatgagGTACTCAGACTTGAAAAAGATTGATCGCGGGGTCAGGAGACACTTTCACGATGATATTACTGTTGTAGTACTATTCCTGGACTCTGCTCTAGTTGGCAAGAGATTCTATGGTGGCCCATTACTTTCACTGAGGGGTGGTGATGGTGCTTCAACGCTTACACAGAAATGA
- the LOC4324311 gene encoding probable protein phosphatase 2C 38 isoform X1, producing MVGQTVMRIVRPCFKPDHQLAVGGTRDGLLWYKDTGRHACGDFSMALVQANNLLEDASQVEAAPLLLSHSSSTTFVGIYDGHGGPETAHFIAQHFFPNLKKFATEQQTVSVDVIRKSYAATEEGFLNLVRKQWLIKPQLASVGSCCLVGIINEGVLYVANTGDSRAVLGRLERGVIKAVQLSAEHNASIESVREELRQFHPDDPRIVVLKHNVWRVKGLIQVSRTLGDAYLKSTEFNREPLLARFRLSEPFHKPILSPEPSIEVHKLCTEDQFVIFASDGLWEHLTNQEAVDIVNCAPRNNRV from the exons ATGGTTGGGCAGACGGTCATGCGGATTGTGCGCCCCTGCTTCAAGCCCGACCACcagctcgccgtcggcggcaCCAGGGATGGATTGCTCTGGTACAAGGACACCGGGAGGCACGCTTGCGGCGACTTCTCTATGGCCCTCGTGCAGGCAAACAACCTTCTCGAGGATGCCAGCCAGGTCGAAGCTgcccctcttcttctctcccactcctcctccaccactttTGTCGGCATCTACGATGGCCATGGTGGCCCGGAGACTGCTCATTTCATCGCACAACATTTCTTCCCCAATCTAAAGA AATTTGCTACGGAACAGCAAACTGTTTCAGTTGATGTCATTCGCAAATCCTATGCTGCCACGGAGGAAGGGTTTCTCAATCTTGTAAGGAAGCAATGGCTCATCAAACCGCAGCTTGCCTCCGTTGGTTCCTGCTGTTTGGTTGGCATCATCAATGAAGGAGTTCTTTATGTAGCAAATACTGGTGATTCCCGTGCTGTTCTAGGGAGACTTGAAAGGGGTGTTATTAAGGCGGTTCAGCTGTCAGCCGAGCATAACGCAAGCATTGAGTCTGTAAGGGAGGAATTAAGACAGTTTCACCCAGACGATCCACGAATCGTGGTCCTAAAGCACAACGTTTGGCGTGTCAAAGGCCTTATTCAG GTTTCCAGAACGTTAGGCGATGCTTACCTAAAAAGTACTGAATTTAACCGAGAGCCTCTTTTGGCGAGATTCCGGCTTTCAGAACCCTTCCACAAACCAATTCTTTCTCCAGAACCATCCATAGAAGTACATAAACTGTGTACAGAAGACCAATTTGTGATATTTGCCTCAGATGGGCTATGGGAGCACCTGACCAATCAGGAGGCTGTGGATATAGTTAACTGTGCGCCAAGAAAT AATCGAGTATAG